Proteins from a single region of Equus asinus isolate D_3611 breed Donkey chromosome 17, EquAss-T2T_v2, whole genome shotgun sequence:
- the BATF2 gene encoding basic leucine zipper transcriptional factor ATF-like 2 isoform X2 encodes MRLCRGDELLARTDPEEHQRQLKKKQKNRAAAQRSRQKHTDKADALHQHESLEKHNHALRKEIQALQAELLWWSRTLHVHEHLCPTGCASCLAPTPPGCWTQAGPPPGRVPHGQHGCQEQPDLFQTPGPSPSAQQLSPDLHGSPGLLLSPLPSLSLGSTAVTASSAQLSSSPVESASPTGSTLLRPSSNLSALLPSPGQAAPPQPLGLEHPTRRKLESSSHSPLATLGLACLQDGEHKPAFSAADQQGLGVDPSPHPLLAFPLLSSAQVHF; translated from the exons GACCCAGAGGAGCATCAAAGGCAgctgaagaagaaacagaagaaccgGGCCGCCGCCCAGCGCAGCCGGCAGAAGCACACGGACAAGGCGGACGCCCTGCACCAG CACGAGTCGCTGGAGAAACACAACCACGCCCTGCGGAAGGAGATCCAGGCCCTGCAGGCTGAGCTGCTGTGGTGGAGTCGGACCCTGCACGTGCATGAGCACCTGTGCCCGACGGGCTGTGCCTCCTGCTTGGCTCCCACGCCCCCCGGCTGCTGGACCCAGGCAGGGCCACCCCCAGGCCGTGTGCCCCACGGACAGCACGGCTGCCAGGAGCAGCCAGACCTGTTCCAgaccccaggcccctctccttcTGCTCAGCAACTCTCTCCAGATCTGCATGGCTCCCctggcctcctcctctcccctctgccctcactGTCCCTTGGCTCCACTGCGGTCACTGCGTCTTCGGCCCAGCTCTCCTCCAGCCCTGTCGAATCTGCCTCGCCCACTGGCTCCACCCTGCTGAGACCCTCCTCCAACCTCAGtgccctcctgcccagcccaggccaagctgcccctccccagccccttggGCTAGAGCACCCCACCAGGAGGAAGCTGGAGtcctcctcccacagccccttggctactctggggctggcctgtcTGCAGGACGGGGAGCACAAGCCTGCCTTCTCAGCAGCAGACCAGCAAGGCCTGGGTGTGGATCCTAGCCCCCATCCCCTCCTGGCCTTCCCCCTGCTCTCCTCAGCTCAAGTTCACTTCTAA
- the BATF2 gene encoding basic leucine zipper transcriptional factor ATF-like 2 isoform X1, with translation MRLCRGDELLARTDPEEHQRQLKKKQKNRAAAQRSRQKHTDKADALHQQHESLEKHNHALRKEIQALQAELLWWSRTLHVHEHLCPTGCASCLAPTPPGCWTQAGPPPGRVPHGQHGCQEQPDLFQTPGPSPSAQQLSPDLHGSPGLLLSPLPSLSLGSTAVTASSAQLSSSPVESASPTGSTLLRPSSNLSALLPSPGQAAPPQPLGLEHPTRRKLESSSHSPLATLGLACLQDGEHKPAFSAADQQGLGVDPSPHPLLAFPLLSSAQVHF, from the exons GACCCAGAGGAGCATCAAAGGCAgctgaagaagaaacagaagaaccgGGCCGCCGCCCAGCGCAGCCGGCAGAAGCACACGGACAAGGCGGACGCCCTGCACCAG CAGCACGAGTCGCTGGAGAAACACAACCACGCCCTGCGGAAGGAGATCCAGGCCCTGCAGGCTGAGCTGCTGTGGTGGAGTCGGACCCTGCACGTGCATGAGCACCTGTGCCCGACGGGCTGTGCCTCCTGCTTGGCTCCCACGCCCCCCGGCTGCTGGACCCAGGCAGGGCCACCCCCAGGCCGTGTGCCCCACGGACAGCACGGCTGCCAGGAGCAGCCAGACCTGTTCCAgaccccaggcccctctccttcTGCTCAGCAACTCTCTCCAGATCTGCATGGCTCCCctggcctcctcctctcccctctgccctcactGTCCCTTGGCTCCACTGCGGTCACTGCGTCTTCGGCCCAGCTCTCCTCCAGCCCTGTCGAATCTGCCTCGCCCACTGGCTCCACCCTGCTGAGACCCTCCTCCAACCTCAGtgccctcctgcccagcccaggccaagctgcccctccccagccccttggGCTAGAGCACCCCACCAGGAGGAAGCTGGAGtcctcctcccacagccccttggctactctggggctggcctgtcTGCAGGACGGGGAGCACAAGCCTGCCTTCTCAGCAGCAGACCAGCAAGGCCTGGGTGTGGATCCTAGCCCCCATCCCCTCCTGGCCTTCCCCCTGCTCTCCTCAGCTCAAGTTCACTTCTAA